The region AAAATAAAGTGAAGGATAGTGAGGACTCTAATCAAAATGAGAATCCTGACTCTTCACAAAAGAATGAGCAAGCAGACCAAGAGAAGAATTCAAAGGAACAAACAAGAGAGAATCAAACAGGGGAAGAAAAACAAGATAAAGAGAAACAAGAAAAAGAACAACAAGATAATGAACAAGGGAACAAGGATAAGGGGAATAATCAAGAAGGAAAAAACGAGACTAGGGAAGATAAGACTGAAGAAGAAAACAGTCAAGAAAATAGAACTCTAGAAGATAAATCACAAGAAGATAAATCACAAGAAGATAAATCACAAGAAGATAAATCACAAGAAGATAAATCACAAGAAGATAAATCACAAGAAGATAAATCACAAGAAGATAAATCTAAAGATGATAAATCCGAAGAAGATAAATCCAGTGAAGATAATTCAGAAAAAGATAAATCCAATGAGGATAAATTCAAAGAAGATAGAACCAAAGAAAATCAAACACAAGAATATATGTCATATGACAATCCGATGGATGACAGCGGACTTCATGATCGTGAAGCTAACAATAAAAAAGCGCAGGAAAATCGTTGGAAGGATATCAGTGAAAAGCTTAAGACAGACCTTGAGACTTATCAGGCAAATAATCCAAAAGCGACAGAGAGCTTACTAAAAGGTATTGGTGCAGCTAATCGTGAAATCTATGATTATCAGACATTTCTTCATAAATTTGCAGTATACAAAGAGCGCCTTCAAGTAGATGAGGATTCGTTTGACTATGGTTTTTATACTTTTGGTATGGAGCATTATGGGAATGTTCCTTTTATAGAACCATTGGAATATAAGGATGAAATGCGTGTTGAGGAGATTGTAATAGCAATTGATACTTCTGGATCATGTGCTAGTAGTTTAATCTATCGTTTTTTAAAAGAAACAATAAAAATTCTTAAAAACACAGAGACATTTCATGATAAATTTCGAATTCATTTGATTCAGTGCGATGAAGAAATTAAGGAACATAAGATCCTTACAAATCTCATGGAACTAAATGATTACATGGAACATTTTCAGGTAAAAGGATTTGGTAATACAGATTTTAGACCTGTGTTTGAATATATCGGGGAATTAAAACAAATGGGGGAATTAAAGCGTTTAAAAGGATTACTATATTTTACAGATGGATATGGTATTTTTCCTAGCAAACAACCAGAATACGAAACTGCCTTTATTTTTGTTCGGAATCAGTATGAGGAAGACAAAGTACCTGCCTGGGCAATGAAGGTAGTATTAGAAGAAGAACAAATTGAAAAGATGGGTGATAGTAACGATGAATATTAAAGAATGTAAAATTGAAATAAGAAATACCATACAAGCGTATTTAAAAAAAGATGAATTTGGGGCATATATGATACCTGTTAAGCATCAACGTCCTATTTTACTTATGGGACCTCCGGGCATTGGTAAAACAGCTATTATGGAGCAGATTGCAAGAGAGTGCGAGATAGGTTTGGTTTCCTATACCATTACTCACCACAC is a window of Lachnoclostridium phytofermentans ISDg DNA encoding:
- a CDS encoding VWA-like domain-containing protein, whose protein sequence is MEHEVKQRLRQLGERILKNSSNELYLSMRFLDVPLSELNYELRMSSFYMGTDGSTIYYNPRFVIEKYTYDSVYVNRSYLHMLLHSIFRHMYLREERDEEKWNLACDIAVEYIIDGLDNKATKRLVTSRREELYERLSKELKVFTAEGIYHLLQTNWLTERELVQYSAEFLVCDHQFWDFGISKNKVKDSEDSNQNENPDSSQKNEQADQEKNSKEQTRENQTGEEKQDKEKQEKEQQDNEQGNKDKGNNQEGKNETREDKTEEENSQENRTLEDKSQEDKSQEDKSQEDKSQEDKSQEDKSQEDKSQEDKSKDDKSEEDKSSEDNSEKDKSNEDKFKEDRTKENQTQEYMSYDNPMDDSGLHDREANNKKAQENRWKDISEKLKTDLETYQANNPKATESLLKGIGAANREIYDYQTFLHKFAVYKERLQVDEDSFDYGFYTFGMEHYGNVPFIEPLEYKDEMRVEEIVIAIDTSGSCASSLIYRFLKETIKILKNTETFHDKFRIHLIQCDEEIKEHKILTNLMELNDYMEHFQVKGFGNTDFRPVFEYIGELKQMGELKRLKGLLYFTDGYGIFPSKQPEYETAFIFVRNQYEEDKVPAWAMKVVLEEEQIEKMGDSNDEY